One genomic region from Streptomyces sp. NBC_01304 encodes:
- a CDS encoding TetR/AcrR family transcriptional regulator yields MSPPTKGRAPGMSPEQRRSMIIQSTIPLVITHGRAVTTRQIAQSAGIGEGTIFRVFADKDELLDACVAEALSPGTSLSALAAIALEQPLPDRLAEAAETLRAHLDRIGAIVGALHTSGRPPARRTPAEGSAPPDRAAGMAATRSALAELFAPERNALRLSPDQCAQLFLGLLFTGAQGTPGSPGSPGSPGGLSTAELVDVFLHGALPLTGTSPAPGTEDTGKA; encoded by the coding sequence ATGTCGCCACCCACGAAGGGACGCGCTCCCGGCATGAGCCCCGAGCAGCGTCGCAGCATGATCATTCAGTCCACGATTCCGCTGGTCATCACGCATGGCCGCGCCGTCACCACCCGCCAGATCGCCCAGTCCGCGGGCATCGGCGAGGGCACGATCTTCCGGGTCTTCGCCGACAAGGACGAACTCCTCGACGCCTGCGTCGCCGAGGCTCTCAGCCCTGGCACCAGCCTGTCCGCACTCGCGGCCATCGCACTCGAACAGCCTTTGCCCGACCGGCTCGCCGAGGCAGCGGAGACCCTCCGCGCCCACCTCGACCGGATCGGTGCGATCGTCGGCGCCCTGCACACCTCCGGCCGTCCGCCCGCGCGCCGCACACCCGCCGAGGGCTCCGCACCGCCCGACCGCGCCGCGGGCATGGCCGCCACCCGTAGTGCCCTCGCCGAGCTCTTCGCCCCGGAGCGCAATGCCCTGCGACTGTCCCCCGACCAATGCGCCCAGCTCTTCCTCGGCCTGCTCTTCACCGGCGCCCAAGGAACGCCCGGTTCACCCGGCTCCCCCGGATCCCCTGGCGGCCTCAGCACCGCCGAACTCGTCGACGTATTCCTGCACGGAGCCCTGCCCTTGACCGGCACCAGCCCCGCCCCCGGCACAGAAGACACCGGAAAGGCCTGA
- a CDS encoding DUF2269 domain-containing protein, protein MKLNRPTRRATLVVHVTAAAGWLGLTLALLALALTAVTTGSAAATEASVRSMKVFAGWLIIPLALLTLLSGLVLSLGTPWGLARHRWVYTKFWLTLATTAASVFALRPGVTDAAAASAAGEALANPTDVIAGPIVSLVAYLFMTAVSVLKPWGLTKRGRKHRAASRKAVDATAVRQPA, encoded by the coding sequence GTGAAACTCAACCGCCCGACTCGCCGGGCCACCCTCGTCGTCCATGTCACCGCCGCCGCCGGCTGGCTCGGGCTCACGCTCGCGCTGCTGGCGCTCGCGCTCACCGCCGTCACCACCGGCTCCGCGGCTGCCACCGAGGCCTCCGTCCGCTCGATGAAGGTCTTCGCGGGCTGGCTGATCATCCCGCTTGCGCTGCTCACACTCCTCAGCGGCCTGGTGCTCTCGCTCGGCACGCCCTGGGGGCTCGCCAGGCACCGCTGGGTCTATACGAAGTTCTGGCTGACCCTCGCCACCACGGCAGCCTCGGTCTTCGCCCTGCGTCCTGGCGTGACCGACGCGGCCGCCGCATCGGCCGCGGGTGAGGCACTCGCCAACCCGACGGATGTGATCGCCGGCCCCATCGTCTCGCTCGTCGCCTACCTCTTCATGACGGCGGTCTCGGTACTCAAGCCGTGGGGCCTGACCAAGCGTGGCCGAAAGCACCGTGCTGCTTCACGTAAAGCGGTAGACGCCACAGCCGTACGTCAGCCAGCCTGA
- a CDS encoding NUDIX hydrolase: protein MTVRPVVKRTARAVLLDGDDLILIKRTKPGVDPYWVTPGGGVEPEDATVVDALHREVYEELGAKITDVVPCFVDTVEHIGAGGGATGVKVQHFFVCHLESMDTSLRHGPEVEEPLGEYEIVRIPFTRVGIASVHLVPLSLRHYLDGNIEGVRAMHAPDLG from the coding sequence ATGACCGTCCGCCCCGTGGTCAAGCGCACCGCACGAGCCGTCCTCCTCGACGGCGACGACCTGATCCTCATCAAGCGGACCAAGCCCGGCGTGGATCCCTACTGGGTCACGCCCGGCGGGGGAGTCGAGCCCGAGGACGCCACTGTCGTCGACGCCCTCCATCGCGAGGTGTACGAGGAGCTCGGCGCCAAGATCACCGATGTCGTGCCCTGCTTCGTCGACACCGTCGAGCACATCGGCGCCGGCGGCGGCGCGACCGGCGTGAAGGTGCAGCACTTCTTCGTCTGCCACCTCGAGTCCATGGACACCTCGCTGCGGCACGGCCCCGAGGTCGAGGAGCCGCTCGGCGAGTACGAGATCGTCCGCATCCCGTTCACCCGGGTCGGAATCGCCTCGGTCCACCTCGTACCGCTGTCGCTGCGCCACTACCTCGACGGCAACATCGAGGGCGTACGTGCGATGCATGCGCCTGACTTGGGCTGA
- a CDS encoding serine hydrolase domain-containing protein, which yields MTRSLADQAAELPDNEDSFTELLPGTRRALLHRTAAEQANGRAPSLVAAVVRDGRIVWTGSRTMVEGHGPDGDTQYRIGSITKTFTAVLVMRLRDEGLLDLGDPLDKHLPGTGVGEVTVGQLLAHTGGLAAETPGEWWERTPAALRPELDDVLGEKPFRHPVGQRHHYSNPGYTLLGSLVEKLRGAPWDEVLRREVLEPLGLHRTTAQPQAPHAGGWAVHPWADVMLPEPLEDLGLMAPAGQLWSTVHDLARFMVFLAKGDERVLSAESVREMRAPAAPPESGDWDGGYGLGVQLFRGDRGSLAGHAGSLPGFVACALLSEEDGLAAVALANATSGPRVVTLAAELLGIVAEAEPRIPEPWRPLAEVRQEVLELAGSWYWGTCAFGLRLVADDGLELGPLAGAGRSARFRAEDDGSWTGLNGYYAGETLRAVRRADGSVSHLDLGSFVFTREPYEAEAPVPGGVDPEGWRAFG from the coding sequence ATGACGCGATCTCTTGCAGACCAAGCCGCTGAACTCCCGGACAACGAGGACTCCTTCACGGAACTTCTCCCCGGCACCCGCCGGGCCCTGCTGCACCGGACGGCCGCGGAGCAGGCCAATGGGCGAGCCCCCTCACTCGTTGCCGCGGTGGTCCGCGACGGCCGGATCGTGTGGACCGGGAGCCGGACCATGGTGGAAGGCCATGGGCCGGACGGCGATACGCAGTACCGGATCGGGTCGATCACCAAGACCTTCACGGCCGTTCTGGTCATGCGGCTGCGCGACGAGGGCCTGCTCGACCTCGGCGATCCCTTGGACAAGCACCTGCCCGGCACGGGCGTCGGCGAGGTGACCGTCGGACAACTGCTCGCGCACACCGGGGGGTTGGCGGCAGAGACGCCGGGTGAGTGGTGGGAGCGAACGCCCGCCGCGCTGCGCCCCGAGCTCGACGATGTATTGGGCGAGAAGCCGTTTCGGCATCCGGTCGGGCAGCGCCACCACTACTCGAACCCCGGATATACGCTGCTCGGCTCGCTGGTCGAGAAGCTGCGGGGTGCGCCGTGGGACGAGGTGCTGCGGCGAGAGGTGCTCGAACCGCTCGGCCTGCATCGCACCACGGCGCAGCCTCAGGCACCCCATGCGGGTGGCTGGGCGGTGCATCCCTGGGCGGACGTGATGCTGCCCGAGCCCCTGGAGGACCTGGGGCTGATGGCGCCTGCCGGACAGCTATGGTCGACGGTTCACGACCTGGCGCGCTTCATGGTCTTCCTGGCCAAGGGGGACGAGCGGGTGCTGAGTGCGGAGTCGGTGCGTGAGATGCGGGCGCCGGCCGCGCCGCCCGAGTCGGGTGACTGGGACGGTGGTTACGGCCTTGGGGTGCAGCTCTTCCGTGGGGACAGGGGGAGCCTGGCCGGGCACGCGGGATCGCTGCCGGGGTTCGTCGCCTGTGCACTGCTGAGCGAGGAGGACGGGCTCGCCGCCGTCGCGCTGGCCAACGCCACCTCGGGGCCGCGGGTCGTGACGCTGGCCGCCGAGCTTCTGGGCATCGTGGCCGAGGCCGAGCCGCGGATTCCCGAGCCGTGGCGCCCGTTGGCCGAAGTCCGCCAGGAAGTCCTGGAGTTGGCTGGGTCCTGGTACTGGGGCACGTGTGCCTTCGGGCTCCGTCTCGTCGCGGACGACGGCCTGGAACTCGGCCCGCTGGCCGGAGCCGGCCGCAGCGCGCGCTTCCGGGCCGAGGACGACGGCAGCTGGACCGGGCTCAACGGCTACTACGCGGGAGAGACGCTGCGTGCGGTGCGGCGTGCGGACGGCTCGGTGAGCCATCTCGACCTCGGGTCCTTCGTGTTCACGCGTGAGCCGTACGAAGCTGAGGCACCGGTGCCGGGCGGTGTGGACCCGGAGGGCTGGCGTGCCTTCGGGTGA
- a CDS encoding VOC family protein, translating into MPISLNHTIVEAHDNEHEARFFAEIMGLTYAGPQRHFAPVQVNDSLTLDYLAVAQPTGHHLAFDVDPATFDAILQRLQAATIPYGNDPATPDNGRIDHPLCARGLYFSDTARNLYEVMSPA; encoded by the coding sequence ATGCCCATCAGCCTCAACCACACCATCGTCGAAGCCCATGACAACGAGCACGAGGCCCGCTTCTTCGCCGAGATCATGGGCCTGACCTACGCAGGACCCCAGCGCCACTTCGCCCCGGTCCAGGTCAACGACTCCCTGACCCTCGACTACCTGGCCGTCGCCCAGCCCACCGGCCACCACCTGGCCTTCGACGTCGACCCCGCCACCTTCGACGCGATCCTGCAGCGACTCCAGGCCGCCACCATCCCGTACGGCAACGACCCGGCCACCCCCGACAACGGCCGCATCGATCACCCGCTGTGCGCTCGGGGCCTGTACTTCAGCGACACCGCACGCAATCTCTATGAGGTCATGTCACCTGCGTAG
- a CDS encoding MFS transporter has translation MPLALLALAIGAFGIGTTEFVIMGLLPEVAGDFGVSIPTAGFLVTGYALGVVLGAPLMTALGTKISRKRMLMLLMGLFIVGNVLSALAPAFGVMLIGRVVASLAHGAFFGIGSVVAAELVAPEKKAGAIAMMFTGLTVANVVGVPLGTLVGQSVGWRVTFGMVAALGVVGLLGVAKLVPDLPKPEGVRLRHELAAFRNIQVLLAMAMTVLGFGGVFAAITYITPMMTDVAGFAGSSVTWLLVLFGLGMVGGNLVGGKFADRALMPMLYVSLGALALVLGLFTLTAHNKIAAAVTITLIGALGFATVPPLQKRVLDQAAGAPTLASAVNIGAFNLGNALSAWLGGVVIAAGLGYTAPNWVGALLAGSALVLAVVSAGLERRSGSSSRVVAGNVPTEQRETAAVPN, from the coding sequence ATGCCTCTCGCGCTCCTCGCCCTGGCGATCGGGGCCTTCGGGATCGGCACCACGGAATTCGTGATCATGGGGCTGCTCCCCGAGGTCGCGGGTGACTTCGGCGTCTCGATTCCCACAGCCGGCTTTCTGGTCACCGGATACGCGCTCGGTGTCGTGCTCGGGGCCCCGCTGATGACGGCACTCGGTACCAAGATCTCGCGCAAGCGGATGCTGATGCTGCTGATGGGCCTGTTCATCGTCGGCAACGTGCTGTCCGCGCTCGCCCCGGCCTTCGGCGTGATGCTGATCGGCCGCGTCGTCGCCTCGCTCGCGCACGGTGCGTTCTTCGGGATCGGCTCCGTGGTCGCGGCCGAGCTGGTCGCTCCGGAGAAGAAGGCCGGCGCCATCGCGATGATGTTCACGGGCCTCACGGTGGCCAACGTCGTCGGAGTTCCGCTCGGCACGCTGGTCGGGCAGAGCGTCGGCTGGCGGGTCACCTTCGGGATGGTCGCCGCGCTCGGTGTCGTCGGTCTGCTCGGCGTGGCCAAGCTGGTTCCCGATCTGCCCAAGCCCGAGGGCGTCAGGCTGCGCCATGAACTGGCCGCGTTCCGGAACATCCAGGTGCTGCTCGCCATGGCGATGACCGTGCTCGGCTTCGGCGGCGTCTTCGCGGCGATCACCTACATCACGCCGATGATGACCGACGTCGCCGGCTTCGCAGGCTCCTCCGTGACCTGGCTGCTCGTCCTGTTCGGCCTCGGCATGGTCGGCGGCAACCTCGTCGGCGGGAAGTTCGCGGACCGCGCGCTGATGCCGATGCTGTACGTCTCCCTCGGAGCCCTCGCGCTGGTGCTCGGGCTCTTCACGCTCACCGCGCACAACAAGATCGCGGCGGCCGTGACCATCACGCTGATCGGCGCCCTGGGCTTCGCGACCGTGCCGCCGCTGCAGAAGCGGGTCCTCGACCAGGCGGCCGGTGCGCCCACGCTGGCCTCGGCCGTCAACATCGGCGCCTTCAACCTCGGCAACGCCCTGTCCGCCTGGCTCGGCGGTGTCGTGATCGCGGCCGGGCTCGGCTACACCGCACCCAACTGGGTGGGCGCGCTGCTCGCCGGTTCCGCACTCGTCCTCGCCGTTGTGTCGGCCGGGCTCGAGCGCCGCTCCGGCTCCAGCAGCCGGGTGGTCGCGGGCAACGTACCCACCGAACAGCGCGAGACCGCAGCAGTCCCCAACTAG
- a CDS encoding GNAT family N-acetyltransferase — protein sequence MSTPSLSTLPIRRLTIRDLTACADLSQDRGWPREEHKWGLLLSAGKGYGVDDPEGGLVTACVVTEYGARSEPELAAIGMVLVAERHARQGIGRHLMKHVVAEMGSTPLTLHATRYGQPLYEELGFKTTGRAEMVRGHFRPTGPAPTIPTRPGTAEDLPALLRLDAEVFGSDRTHMITRLPAFADQLRVAEDGGEIIGYGAAWPNMDTHVIGPLIARDTETAKSLVAALAAGTDRPLRTDIDVRHEELLTWIKAHGVAATSFNAVMTYGIPDLPGDWTRRFAPLTVAAG from the coding sequence GTGTCGACACCTTCCCTCTCCACGCTGCCCATCCGCCGCCTGACCATCCGTGATCTGACCGCCTGCGCCGACCTCTCCCAGGACCGCGGCTGGCCGCGCGAGGAACACAAATGGGGCCTGCTGCTCTCGGCAGGCAAGGGATACGGCGTCGACGACCCCGAAGGAGGCCTCGTCACCGCCTGCGTGGTGACGGAGTACGGCGCCCGGAGCGAACCCGAACTCGCCGCGATCGGCATGGTCCTGGTCGCCGAGCGGCACGCACGGCAGGGGATCGGCCGGCATCTGATGAAGCATGTGGTGGCAGAGATGGGCAGCACTCCGCTCACCCTGCACGCCACGAGGTACGGCCAACCGCTGTACGAAGAGCTCGGGTTCAAGACAACCGGCCGCGCAGAGATGGTGCGTGGCCACTTCCGGCCCACCGGACCCGCACCCACGATTCCCACCCGGCCCGGGACCGCCGAGGACCTGCCGGCGCTCCTTCGCCTGGACGCCGAGGTCTTCGGCTCCGACCGGACCCACATGATCACTCGGCTTCCGGCCTTCGCCGATCAGCTCCGGGTCGCCGAGGACGGCGGGGAGATCATCGGATACGGCGCCGCCTGGCCGAACATGGACACCCACGTCATCGGCCCGCTGATCGCCCGGGACACGGAGACGGCGAAGTCCCTGGTCGCCGCGTTGGCAGCAGGCACAGACCGTCCGCTGCGCACCGACATCGACGTACGCCACGAAGAGCTGCTGACGTGGATCAAGGCTCATGGCGTCGCGGCCACGAGCTTCAACGCGGTCATGACGTACGGCATCCCGGACCTGCCCGGCGACTGGACGCGCCGGTTCGCGCCGCTGACGGTGGCAGCAGGCTGA
- a CDS encoding MarR family winged helix-turn-helix transcriptional regulator — MVATDPALTALAQGWCALSLLHGKIESHIEKALQAEHQLSVREYSLLDVLSRQHSGPGGHLQMKQVADAVVLSQSATTRLVSRLEDRGLLTRYICDTDRRGIYTDVTEAGQELLAAARPTNDAALRKALDEAAQDPELTPLVRTVEGLRVPA; from the coding sequence ATGGTCGCGACCGACCCCGCCCTGACCGCGCTCGCCCAGGGCTGGTGCGCGCTCTCCCTGCTCCACGGCAAGATCGAGTCCCACATCGAGAAGGCCCTGCAGGCCGAGCACCAGCTGAGCGTGCGCGAGTACTCTCTCCTGGACGTCCTGAGCCGCCAGCACAGTGGCCCGGGCGGCCATCTGCAGATGAAGCAGGTCGCTGACGCGGTGGTCCTCAGCCAGAGCGCGACGACGCGCCTGGTCTCGCGCCTCGAGGACCGCGGGCTGCTGACCCGGTACATCTGCGACACCGACCGCCGCGGCATCTACACGGATGTGACCGAGGCCGGCCAGGAACTGCTCGCCGCCGCCCGGCCCACCAACGACGCCGCCCTGCGCAAGGCGCTCGACGAGGCCGCGCAGGACCCGGAGCTGACGCCACTGGTCAGGACGGTCGAAGGGCTGCGGGTCCCGGCCTAG
- a CDS encoding GlcG/HbpS family heme-binding protein has protein sequence MSTTVAVAPLTTTDAELLVAAARQAAEQAEVPVSVTVLDAGGHLLAFRRDDRAVLISGETSTRKAYTALQLNAPTADLVDAVRPDGLFHTLPTALDRPLLFIAGGVPVHREGRLIGAVGVGGGAPDQDHGFATVAVEAIA, from the coding sequence ATGAGCACCACCGTTGCCGTAGCCCCGCTGACCACCACCGATGCGGAGCTCCTCGTGGCCGCCGCCCGGCAGGCCGCCGAACAGGCCGAAGTCCCGGTCAGCGTCACGGTCCTGGACGCAGGTGGTCACCTGCTGGCCTTCCGGCGCGACGATCGCGCCGTGCTGATCTCCGGCGAGACCAGCACGCGCAAGGCCTACACCGCGCTGCAGTTGAACGCCCCGACCGCCGATCTCGTGGACGCGGTCCGTCCCGACGGCCTCTTCCATACGCTGCCGACCGCTCTCGACCGCCCGCTGCTGTTCATCGCGGGCGGAGTGCCGGTGCACCGTGAGGGCCGGCTGATCGGCGCGGTCGGTGTCGGGGGTGGTGCCCCGGACCAGGACCACGGCTTCGCCACGGTGGCCGTCGAGGCGATCGCCTGA
- a CDS encoding GNAT family N-acetyltransferase, giving the protein MSAMVTQVRPPQPGEMAAYYRALPFANGLPSWEPADAAWHGGPEPWPAQRAPASAEQLEKWAEADLKDESFHPIATFVDGTCVGASATLSFEVTVPGGGVVRMAGVTATGVIVTHRRRGYLRQMMQAMFDAALERGEPLAMLSASEGSIYGRFGFSPATYRTRWELARHEAALLPAATIESESESEPGSEYEYASGAGSGSGSEAGSLELVVAAQAKQVWPMVHAVVRASRVGELSPLPGRWDGLSDDADGTNGPLRYLVHRDRRGDVDGIANFRLPWSSTAGNAGTLVVEALEATNPVSYRALWSVLIDFDLTKTVVAPGRPRDEPLRWMLTNPRAMRVTRQSDNLWARLLDVPRALTQRSYDTADELSFTIAGDRMCPANNGTWRLRADGGSVTCVPTGQVADLTLTVPALSSLYLGGLSAQDLAYAGHITPHSDGAVGRLARLFRADSEPHNSFGF; this is encoded by the coding sequence ATGTCCGCCATGGTGACTCAGGTTCGCCCGCCACAACCGGGTGAGATGGCCGCGTACTACCGGGCACTGCCGTTCGCGAACGGGCTGCCGAGCTGGGAGCCGGCGGATGCCGCGTGGCACGGTGGTCCCGAGCCGTGGCCGGCGCAGCGCGCCCCCGCGTCCGCGGAGCAGCTCGAGAAATGGGCCGAGGCCGACCTCAAGGACGAGTCCTTCCACCCGATCGCGACCTTCGTCGACGGCACCTGCGTCGGTGCATCGGCCACCCTCTCCTTCGAGGTGACGGTGCCCGGTGGGGGTGTGGTGAGGATGGCCGGCGTCACGGCCACCGGGGTGATCGTGACCCATCGCCGACGCGGGTATCTGCGGCAGATGATGCAGGCCATGTTCGACGCGGCCCTGGAGCGGGGCGAGCCGTTGGCGATGCTCAGCGCGAGCGAAGGCAGCATCTACGGGCGGTTCGGGTTCTCGCCGGCGACTTACCGCACGCGGTGGGAGCTGGCCCGTCATGAAGCGGCTCTCCTTCCGGCAGCGACCATCGAGTCCGAGTCCGAGTCCGAGCCCGGGTCCGAATACGAATACGCGTCCGGGGCCGGGTCCGGGTCCGGGTCCGAAGCAGGGTCGCTGGAGCTGGTCGTTGCCGCACAGGCGAAGCAGGTCTGGCCCATGGTGCATGCGGTCGTACGCGCATCCCGCGTCGGTGAGCTCAGCCCTCTCCCCGGGCGCTGGGACGGGCTTTCCGACGACGCGGACGGTACGAACGGACCGCTGCGGTATCTCGTCCACCGTGACCGGCGCGGTGATGTGGACGGCATCGCCAATTTCCGGCTGCCCTGGTCCTCGACAGCGGGCAACGCGGGGACGCTCGTCGTGGAGGCCTTGGAGGCAACGAATCCGGTGTCCTACCGCGCCTTGTGGAGTGTGCTGATCGACTTCGATCTCACCAAGACTGTTGTGGCGCCCGGCCGTCCGCGCGACGAACCTCTGCGGTGGATGCTCACCAACCCACGTGCGATGCGCGTGACCCGCCAGTCAGACAACCTGTGGGCGCGCCTCCTCGACGTGCCCCGTGCTCTGACTCAACGCTCGTACGACACAGCCGACGAGCTGAGCTTCACCATCGCCGGGGACCGGATGTGCCCGGCGAACAACGGGACTTGGCGTCTTCGGGCGGACGGCGGATCGGTGACCTGTGTTCCTACCGGTCAGGTGGCGGACCTGACCCTCACGGTTCCGGCGCTCAGCTCGCTCTACCTCGGTGGCCTGTCGGCGCAGGATCTGGCGTACGCGGGCCACATCACCCCGCACTCCGACGGCGCGGTCGGGCGGCTGGCGCGGTTGTTCCGCGCCGACTCCGAACCGCACAACTCGTTCGGCTTCTGA
- a CDS encoding GNAT family N-acetyltransferase, whose translation MSDLQIRPATSADIAAIVAMLADDTLGAQRESPDDLTPYAAAFERLAGDPNQHLVVAERGGRVVGTLQLTVIPGLSLRGSSRALIEAVRVHADERASGLGTQFIEWAIDESRRQGCQLVQLTSNASRTDAHRFYERLGFEASHVGFKLQL comes from the coding sequence ATGAGCGATCTTCAGATTCGGCCCGCGACCTCAGCCGACATCGCGGCGATTGTGGCCATGCTGGCTGATGACACGCTGGGTGCCCAGCGCGAGTCCCCCGACGACCTCACCCCGTACGCCGCCGCCTTTGAGCGTCTGGCTGGTGACCCCAACCAACACCTGGTGGTCGCCGAACGCGGGGGTCGCGTCGTGGGCACCCTCCAGCTCACCGTCATTCCGGGCCTGTCCCTGCGGGGCAGTTCACGTGCGCTCATCGAGGCAGTGCGGGTTCACGCCGATGAGCGGGCCAGCGGTCTCGGAACGCAGTTCATCGAGTGGGCCATCGACGAATCCCGGCGCCAGGGCTGCCAGTTGGTACAACTGACGTCCAACGCCTCGCGCACGGATGCCCACCGCTTCTACGAGCGGCTCGGATTCGAGGCTTCGCACGTGGGCTTCAAGCTGCAGCTCTGA
- a CDS encoding HAD family hydrolase — protein MPRLHLFDLDGTLLHGSAAPVEISRQLGLDTEIRELERDISAGRIGPPEYAVRVHTLWTELTAAHVEAAFEGAPWLEGIRETWAEIRSRGDYCAVISLSPSFFVERLEAWGAHAAFGSRFPDLPFTEPVDPEGILNASAKVKIMERLCEAFEVARADCVAYGDSMSDVELFAAVPVSVAVNADHHVVDLATYGYVGRDLREVYEIVRGDR, from the coding sequence ATGCCACGACTTCACCTCTTTGACCTGGACGGGACCCTGTTGCATGGGTCGGCGGCGCCCGTGGAGATCTCCCGGCAGCTTGGGCTCGACACCGAAATCAGGGAGCTCGAGCGGGATATCTCGGCGGGGCGCATCGGCCCGCCGGAGTATGCGGTGCGGGTCCACACGCTGTGGACCGAGCTCACTGCGGCCCACGTCGAAGCGGCCTTCGAGGGGGCGCCCTGGCTCGAGGGAATCCGTGAGACCTGGGCGGAGATCCGGTCGCGTGGTGATTACTGCGCGGTGATCTCGCTCTCGCCGTCGTTCTTCGTGGAGCGGCTTGAAGCCTGGGGCGCGCATGCCGCATTTGGTTCGCGATTTCCGGATCTGCCCTTCACCGAGCCGGTCGATCCGGAGGGGATCCTCAACGCCTCGGCAAAAGTGAAGATCATGGAACGGCTATGTGAAGCGTTCGAGGTGGCCAGGGCCGACTGTGTCGCGTACGGCGACTCGATGTCGGACGTGGAACTGTTCGCCGCCGTGCCCGTATCGGTCGCGGTCAACGCCGACCATCATGTGGTGGACCTGGCGACGTACGGCTATGTGGGGCGGGATCTGCGGGAGGTGTACGAAATCGTGCGCGGAGACCGGTAA
- a CDS encoding globin domain-containing protein, whose product MDAPTTTSADNGTSGGDGSDGGWFTPRKTPQSRPVSDEQQHVRPVGSARPPAPAAEAPAAAPPAPAASPAPEAPAAPETLAGSQAPDVPDTSSAPAQGRTAHAAPEPISEAVSPPSGSNWPAGNRPEAPASPVRDAGQAQKYSAESAPTEPALTETEPEPASEPTTVTESGSPDAILIRRTMAEVGPVADKVTSYFYALLFVRHPDLRMLFPAAMDTQRDRLLKALLTAAEHIDNTEILVAYLKNLGRGHRKYGTRPEHYPAVGEALIGALTRYATDTWDEETEAAWVRAYTTISQVMIDAASADELRAPAWWFGEVVSHDLRTPDIAVLTVRPDQPYPFLAGQYTSLETPWWPRIWRHYSFASAPRSDGLLSFHVKAVPAGWVSNALVHRARPGDTIRLGPPTGSMTVDHNTDNGMLCLGGGTGIAPIKALVEDVAEHGERRPVEVFYGARTDHDLYDIDTMLRLQQSHPWLSVRPIVDRLDRQHVQLPDAVREYGPWNEYDAYLSGPPGMIRSGVHALRDVGIPSNRIRHDSVEELVAAGD is encoded by the coding sequence ATGGACGCTCCGACCACCACGTCGGCCGACAACGGCACTTCCGGCGGCGACGGCAGTGACGGCGGCTGGTTCACGCCGCGCAAGACGCCGCAGAGCCGCCCGGTGAGCGACGAGCAGCAACACGTCAGGCCCGTCGGCTCCGCCAGGCCCCCTGCCCCGGCGGCCGAGGCACCCGCGGCAGCGCCCCCGGCCCCCGCAGCGTCCCCAGCGCCTGAAGCGCCCGCAGCACCTGAAACACTCGCAGGCTCCCAGGCGCCGGACGTGCCGGACACCTCCTCCGCGCCCGCCCAGGGCCGAACCGCCCACGCGGCCCCGGAGCCCATATCCGAGGCGGTTTCCCCGCCCTCCGGCAGCAACTGGCCCGCCGGCAACCGGCCCGAAGCCCCCGCGAGCCCCGTCAGGGACGCAGGCCAGGCCCAGAAGTACAGCGCGGAATCGGCCCCCACCGAGCCGGCGCTCACCGAGACAGAGCCCGAGCCCGCATCAGAGCCCACGACCGTGACCGAATCCGGCTCCCCGGACGCGATCCTGATCCGCCGCACGATGGCCGAGGTCGGCCCCGTCGCCGACAAGGTCACCTCGTACTTCTACGCCCTGCTCTTCGTGCGCCACCCCGACCTGCGCATGCTCTTCCCCGCCGCGATGGACACCCAGCGCGACCGGCTGCTCAAGGCGCTGCTCACGGCCGCCGAGCACATCGACAACACCGAGATCCTCGTCGCGTACCTGAAGAACCTCGGCCGCGGCCACCGCAAGTACGGCACCCGGCCCGAGCACTACCCGGCCGTCGGTGAAGCCCTCATCGGGGCGCTGACCAGATACGCCACCGACACCTGGGACGAGGAGACCGAGGCCGCCTGGGTGCGGGCCTACACCACGATCTCCCAGGTCATGATCGACGCGGCTTCGGCGGACGAACTGCGCGCACCGGCGTGGTGGTTCGGGGAGGTCGTCTCGCACGATCTGCGGACCCCGGACATCGCGGTGCTCACGGTTCGGCCCGACCAGCCGTACCCCTTCCTGGCCGGCCAGTACACCAGCCTGGAGACCCCGTGGTGGCCGCGGATCTGGCGGCACTACTCGTTCGCCTCCGCGCCGCGTTCGGACGGGCTGCTCTCCTTCCACGTGAAGGCCGTCCCGGCCGGCTGGGTGTCCAACGCCCTGGTGCACCGGGCCCGCCCCGGCGACACCATCCGGCTCGGCCCACCCACCGGCAGCATGACCGTCGACCACAACACCGACAACGGCATGCTCTGCCTCGGCGGCGGCACCGGCATAGCGCCCATCAAGGCCCTGGTCGAGGACGTGGCCGAGCACGGCGAGCGGCGCCCGGTCGAGGTCTTCTACGGCGCCCGCACCGACCACGACCTGTACGACATCGACACGATGCTGCGGCTGCAGCAGTCCCACCCCTGGCTCTCGGTGCGCCCCATCGTCGACAGGCTGGACCGGCAGCATGTCCAACTGCCGGACGCGGTGCGCGAGTACGGCCCGTGGAACGAGTACGACGCCTATCTGTCGGGCCCGCCCGGCATGATCCGCAGCGGGGTGCACGCCCTGCGGGACGTCGGCATACCGTCCAACCGGATCCGGCACGACTCCGTCGAGGAGCTGGTGGCGGCGGGGGACTAG